In Deinococcus gobiensis I-0, one genomic interval encodes:
- a CDS encoding ABC transporter permease → MGLGGAFTVAWRAIVGTPLRSVLTALGVIIGVAAVVALTAIGQGSTAGVTRNLQSLGTNLLTVQSARGGGGGSLVRGGPRSTVTVKDAEALSTAFGDRVAGVAPTSQSSVQAKEGTSNAQVTVLGTWPAYETVRNSPVSAGAYFTDADVSNRRRVAVIGAQVVTDLFGEDTSAADVVGQSLRLGSVSFTVIGVLPDKGNSGFGNANSQVLVPLSTYTQRFARTNSASGQPTVSNVYLQAASAGDLTALQDDVTELMSTRHKQTDPDNLDFQVQNQADALASLSSVTGTLTLLVGAIAGISLLVGGIGIMNIMLVSVTERTREIGVRKALGAKPRDILTQFLVEASLLSIGGGVLGLVLGVGAAYAGQFFGIAPVFSAAPIVVAFVFSALVGVFFGYYPAARAARLDPVDSLRYE, encoded by the coding sequence CTGGGGCTGGGCGGCGCCTTCACGGTCGCGTGGCGCGCGATTGTCGGCACGCCGCTGCGCTCGGTCCTCACGGCGCTGGGCGTGATCATCGGGGTGGCGGCGGTGGTGGCGCTGACCGCCATCGGGCAGGGCAGCACGGCGGGCGTCACGCGTAACCTCCAGTCGCTGGGCACCAATCTCCTGACCGTGCAGAGCGCGCGGGGCGGGGGCGGCGGCAGCCTGGTGCGCGGCGGCCCACGCTCGACCGTGACCGTCAAGGACGCCGAGGCCCTGAGCACCGCCTTCGGGGACCGCGTGGCCGGGGTGGCCCCCACCTCGCAGAGCAGCGTGCAGGCCAAGGAGGGCACGAGCAACGCCCAGGTCACGGTGCTGGGCACCTGGCCCGCCTACGAGACGGTGCGCAACAGCCCCGTGTCGGCCGGCGCGTACTTCACCGACGCCGACGTGTCGAACCGCCGGCGCGTGGCCGTGATCGGCGCGCAGGTGGTCACCGACCTGTTCGGCGAGGACACGTCGGCGGCGGACGTGGTCGGCCAGAGCCTGCGCCTGGGCAGCGTGAGCTTCACGGTGATCGGCGTGCTGCCCGACAAGGGCAACAGCGGCTTCGGCAACGCCAACAGCCAGGTGCTCGTGCCGCTGAGCACCTACACCCAGCGTTTCGCGCGCACCAACAGCGCCTCGGGGCAGCCCACGGTCAGTAACGTCTACCTCCAGGCGGCGAGCGCCGGCGACCTCACGGCCCTGCAAGACGACGTGACCGAGCTGATGAGCACGCGCCACAAGCAGACCGATCCCGACAACCTCGACTTCCAGGTGCAGAACCAGGCCGACGCCCTGGCGAGCCTGAGCAGCGTGACCGGCACCCTGACCCTGCTGGTGGGCGCCATCGCGGGCATCAGCCTGCTGGTGGGCGGCATCGGGATCATGAACATCATGCTCGTGTCGGTCACCGAGCGCACCCGCGAGATCGGCGTGCGCAAGGCGCTGGGGGCCAAGCCGCGCGACATCCTCACGCAGTTTCTGGTCGAGGCCTCGCTGCTCTCCATCGGCGGCGGTGTGCTGGGGCTGGTGCTGGGGGTGGGGGCGGCCTACGCAGGGCAGTTTTTCGGCATCGCCCCGGTGTTCAGCGCCGCGCCCATCGTGGTGGCCTTCGTGTTCAGCGCCCTGGTCGGCGTGTTCTTCGGGTACTACCCGGCCGCCCGCGCCGCCCGACTCGACCCCGTGGACAGTCTGCGCTACGAATAG
- a CDS encoding ABC transporter ATP-binding protein, which translates to MTSAAAGAVVDLRGVRKVYEQGDVVFEALKGVDVQIGQGEMVALMGPSGSGKTTLMQVIGLLDRPSEGAYFLGGRDVTTLSENERAEARNIEIGFVFQAFHLLPRLSLLENVEVPLTYAGVPARERRARALEMLARVGLESKAGHLPSQISGGQKQRVAVARALAGRPRLLLADEPTGNLDTRTSEEVMDLFSALHAEGTTVVIVTHEPDIGAYAGRVIRVRDGLIESDLCQTPRAGLRAAPQGGAT; encoded by the coding sequence GTGACCAGCGCCGCGGCGGGCGCAGTCGTGGACCTGCGCGGTGTGCGCAAGGTGTACGAACAGGGCGACGTGGTCTTCGAGGCCCTGAAGGGCGTGGACGTGCAGATCGGCCAGGGCGAGATGGTCGCCTTGATGGGGCCTTCGGGCTCGGGCAAGACGACGCTGATGCAGGTGATCGGGTTGCTCGACCGTCCCAGCGAGGGGGCGTATTTCCTGGGCGGGCGCGACGTGACCACCCTGAGCGAGAACGAGCGCGCCGAGGCCCGCAACATCGAGATCGGCTTCGTGTTCCAGGCCTTTCATCTGCTGCCGCGCCTGAGCCTGCTGGAAAACGTGGAGGTGCCCCTGACCTACGCCGGGGTGCCGGCCCGCGAGCGGCGGGCGCGGGCGCTGGAGATGCTCGCGCGGGTGGGCCTGGAGAGCAAGGCGGGCCACCTGCCCTCGCAGATCAGCGGGGGCCAGAAGCAGCGCGTGGCGGTGGCCCGCGCCCTGGCCGGGCGGCCCCGGCTGCTGCTGGCCGACGAGCCGACCGGCAACCTCGACACCCGCACGAGCGAGGAGGTCATGGACCTGTTCAGCGCCCTGCACGCCGAGGGCACCACCGTGGTCATCGTGACGCACGAGCCGGACATCGGGGCCTATGCGGGGCGCGTGATCCGCGTGCGCGACGGCCTGATCGAGTCCGACCTCTGCCAGACCCCGCGTGCCGGGCTGCGCGCGGCCCCGCAGGGAGGCGCCACGTGA